In Streptococcus mitis, the DNA window CCAACATCATCCCCCCAACCCCAATCGCCATCATGGAATTAAAGGGATTCTTAGCACGAATACCGACTAGGATAATTCGTAAAATCAGGAAAAAGACAAGGGCTAAAATCAAGCTGGCTCCCACAAATCCAAACTCTTCAATAACAATTGAAAATACAAAGTCTGTATGGGCCTCTGGTAAATAACCACGTTTTTCGATTGAATTTCCTAAGCCTAGACCAAACCACCCACCATTTACCATGGCAAAGTAGGAATTTGCAAGTTGGTGGCCTGACCCTGCCAAATCGGCAAAGGGATTAAAGTAGGCACTGAAACGCTTAGCAACGTAACCAAATACTGGAACTTTTGAAAACTTATCAACCCCGATCATAGAAATAGCTGATAAGGATAGGGCTGAAACTCCAAATAATACACCGATAAAGGCTATAAACCAACGATGAGCAATTCCACTAACTGTATACATAATCAAGGCGACCAGAGCTAGGATGGTAGCATTCCCCAAATCTGGGAAAATAGCTAAACTTCCTATCATTACTAGTAGGACGAAGCGCCAATCATTAAAAGCACGAGGAATCCATTGATTTTGAGTTAAAACTTGAAAATCGTAAATCCCAATTTCATCCTGTTGTTTTGAGAAACGTTGGGCCAAGTACCAGACGATGATAATCTTCAAATACTCAGCTGGCTGAATGGTCAAAGGTCCTACTGAAATCCAACCATAGGCTCCATTGACTGGCGTACCAATTAAGCGAGCCAGAGCCAAAAGAATCAGCTCAACAAACATAACAATAAATAGCAGTCGTTCTTTTCTTAAAAAATTCAGTTTCAGCTTATATATCAAGGCAATCAATATTAAACTAAGTATCCAAAACATTCCCTGACTTCGAACCAATTGGAGGGCACTTTTACCTTCTTCAATAAGAATGGCACTGGTTGTAGAATAAACTACAATCAAGCCCAAAATAGATAAAAGTAAGTAAGGAACTAGAATAGAATAGTTTAACAGGTGCCTCTTACTAATCTTCATAGTATCACCAATCTAATGAGAACAAAAGAAATTGTTCCCAAATTCCGTTTATTTTCTAGTTTTGATTGCTATTATACCATTTTTTCCGAAAGAAAAAAACTCTTACCCTTAAGATAGAAGATTTTCTCATAAGAAAAAGAGCGCTTGGCTCTTTTCTGTTTTATTCTTTTGAAGAACTACTTGAGCTTGAATCGCCACCACCGATATATTGGGTAAAGATATTTTGGAAGGCTTGGTCTTTAACCTTGATATTGGCTGCTTGCAATTCTTTTCCGACAATACTTTGAACAAATGATGCATCATTTTGTTTTTGAGTCAAAATAACAGTTTTCAATTTTTCTTTGTAGTCATCGATATTAGATGACTTTTCTGTTTTCTTAATGAGTTTTACAATGTAATACTGACTGCTGTATGCTTGAGTACCAGTAGCTGTAATAACATCAGAAATACCATTAACATCCAAGGCAAAAGCTGCTTTCTTAACTTGATCTGGGACTTCTGTTGATGCAGAATCAAATGTGATTTCACCACCGTTCGCTTTGGTTTTCTCATCAGTTGAGTTATCTTTAGCTAATTGAGCGAAATCTGCGCCACTTGCCTTAGCTTTTTCGAGGACTTCTTTCGCTTTATCCTCATTATCAAGACGAATAATTTGAGCAGTTACGTCCGGAGTATAGCTCTCAAATGCTTTCTTATAGGCTTCATCAGTTAATTCAGCTTCTGCAGCCTTTTTAACTGCAAATTCAACTAATTTACTTGTACGAATTTGTGCTTTACGTGTTTCAAGAGTCATGCCTGATTGTGATAAGACACGTTGGTAATTCTCACCATATTGTTTTTCTTCTCCAGAAATGATATCATCGATTTCTTTGTCATCTACTTCTGAGCCATATTGCTTCTCAAATACTTTTTGAATAGTCAAGTTCAACAAGACTTGTTGGGCTGAAGGATTGATTTTCACTTGCTCATAAAATTGATGTTCAGTGATGACATCCCCTTTCATGCTGATAAGGTCAGCCCCTTCTGAACCTTTAGAACAAGCTGCTAAAGTTGCTACTGATAATAGTGTAATGGCACCTGCCAATAATTTTTTTTTCATGTCTACTCCTTTGAGATAAGTATTACCCTATCTATTTTACTATATTTTCTTAAATTTTTCTGAAATCATTCGCTGTCAGGCAATTGAACATCTGCTACATTTTTACGAAGCATGAGAATGCCGTCACCCAGAGGTACTAATGTTGCAGTGAGTCCTGGATTGTCTAAGGTTGCGTCAAATAGTCTTTGAAGGCCTCGATAAATGGTTCGCTGACCACGACGGACTTCCATAATATCCTTGGCAACATCACCACCTTGGAAAATATCATCCAAGACAACCACACCACCAACTTCTAAATGTTTGAGGATTTCTGGCAAAAAGACGATGTATTTAGACTTAGCAGAATCCATAAAGACGAAATCATAAGACTCTGTCAAGGTAGATAAGACATCTACCGCATCTCCTTCTAGAAGTGTAACTTGCTTGCGACTGTCAAACCGGGCAAAATTTTCCTTGGCAAATCCAATCATCTCTGGATTGCGGTCAATGGTTGTAATCTTGGCCTTTGGTGCATGTTCCGCCATCAAGAGGGCTGAAAAACCGATAGCCGTCCCAATTTCCAGAATGTTTTTAGGTTGTATGGTTTCCATGAGAAAACGGAAATAAGCAACCGTTTCATGAGGAATGATGGGAATATTTTCCTTGCGAGCAAAGTCTTCCAATTCTTTCAAAGAGCCTGTGACTTGCTTTTGACGCTGGCGCATCAAGTCCACAATTTCTTCCTTGACAACAGGACGACGCATGTTATGGTTGGCATTTTTACTATACGATTCAACCATCTTATGCCAATCCCAATTTTTCAACAAGGGCTTCAAACTCATTTAAACGGCGTTCAAAGACTGCAAAGGCATCGTTGAGGTAATCTTCCTTCTCCATATCAACACCAGCTTTTCTCATGACATTGAGTGGATAGTCAGACTTCCCTGCCTTGAGGTAGTCGATATAACGGTCACGGTCTTCTTGACTACCATGAACAATCTTTTCAGCCAAGGCTGAGGCTGCTGCAAAACCAGTTGAATATTGATATACATAGTAGTTATAGTAGAAGTGTGGAATGCGGGCCCACTCATATTGGATTTCAGGATTATCTTCCTTGCTCAATCCATAATACTCTTGGTTCAAGTCTGCGTAGAGTTTGTTTAGGAAATCGCTGGTCAAGACTTCCCCGTTTTGGTCTGCTTGGTGGATAGCGTGTTCAAACTCAGCGAATTGAGTTTGACGGAAAACTGTTCCACGGAAACCATCTAGGAAGTTATTGAGAATAGCAAAGCGCGTTGCATCATCTTCCACTTCTTCCAATAATTTCTCCGTCAAGATATTTTCATTGGTAGTTGATGCAATCTCAGCCAAGAAGATAGAATAATCTCCGTAAACATAAGGCTGAGTTTCACGAGTATAGCTTGAATGCATACTATGACCTGTTTCATGAACAAGGGTAAAGAGATTGTCTAGATTGTCCTGCCAGTTAAGAAGCATAAAGGCATTGGTATCGTAAGAACCACCAGAGTAAGCCCCTGAACGCTTGCCTTGATTTTCATAAACATCAATCCAACGCTCGCTGAAGGCACGTTTAACACGGCTCAAGTAATCCTCACCCAAGACTGCCAAGGCATCTTCAGCTTTTTTCAAGGCTTCTTGGTAGGTGAAACTGTATTCAACAGATGAAAGTGGCGTGTAGACATCGTACATCTTGAGGTCTGAAATCCCCAAGATTTTTGAACGAAGCTCAAGGTAACGATGCAAGAGTGGCAAGTGCTTGCGAACTGCTGCTACCAAATTGTCATAAACACTCTCTGGAACAAAATTGGCCGCTAGGGCTGCATGACGCGCACTCTTGTAGTTGCGAACTTTGGCACGGTAGTTTTGAACCTTAACATTTGTTTGTAAGGTTTTGGCATAGGTATGTTGGAATTGTTCATAAGTCGCATAAAGAGCTTGGTAGGCACCACGACGAACCTCACGATTTTTAGATTCCATCAAACGTGTGTAAGTCCCATGAGAGAGCTGCACTTCCTCACCATCATCGTCGAGGACATAAGGGAACACAATATCCGCATTGTCCAAGATAGCGAAGGTTTCACTTGCCGAACCAAAGATTTCTCCAGCTCCAGCCAATAATTCTTCTTCACGTTGTGATAAAACGTAGTCTTTTCCTTGTAAAAGTTTGTCAAAATAGTGTTGATAAACCTGCAATTTTGGTTGAGCTTCTAAAAAGTCAGCATACTGCTTTTCACTGATTTCCATAAATTCAGGTTCATAGAATGAAAAGGCTTGGTCTAGCTGGCTATAGAGAGTCATGGCCTTGGCATAGTACTCTTGGTACTTGGCTTCACGTGTGTCTTGGTCATTCTTCATATGAGCATAAACGTAAAGCTTCTCCATTTGGCGTTCCATCTCAAGAGAAAATTCAGTGATTTCTAGTAGGCTATCCGCAGTATCCAGGAGATGTCCTTCATACTGGTTTACTTTCTCCAATTGTTCTGTTAAATCTTTTAAGGCTTCTTCCCAAGCCTGGTCAGTTGGGTAAATCGTTGATAGATCCCATGTATCTTTTTCATTTATTTCATTTCTTTGTAATACCATTAGATTCCTCCATCTTTTCTATTCTACCATATTTTTCAAGAAATATTGCTGATAAAAGGCTGGTGGATAAAGCTTTTGCCAATCATTTTGAGGATTTTCTTGGTAATAGATTTGAAAATACTGATAATAGCGAGTCAAATCTTTCTCAATTTGGCAAAAATTACCTACTAGTGGTCTTATTTGTGGATACCATTCTTTTAGCCCATAAGTCAGGAGATTTTCTCCCTTTTGATAGGCTTCTGCTTGTTCTTTCATCCAAAAGGGATTTTGATAGTACAGTTGTTGCTGAATATAGCGACAGATGTCCTTATCCTGAGAAACTGTAAAATGAGATATTTTTTGTTTCTTATAAGGGAAACGCAATATTTCCAATAAACTAGCTTGACCATAGAGAAATTCCTTGATTTGATAATGGAGTTTACCGCGGAGATCTTGGTGGATGAGATATTTAAGCCTTAAAACCTGTTTTTTCTTGTCCACTTCCCAAACATAAAAGCCCATGTTTTGACTGAAATAGAGAAAACCTTGTTGCAGACGAGTCAACCGCTCCTTAAGCCAAAGTTTTTCTCCTAGCAACCACAGTACTTGGTAACCCTGACTACGATAGCCCTCACTACGCTCTTTAAGAACTTTTTGAGACAAGGGACTACACTGAACTTCTAGAGCAAGATGACCATTTATAAATACATCCGCAATCTGTTTAAGCTCTGGAAGGGGGTATTCTAATTGAACCTCTGCCTCTTTTTTCAACCACTGATAGAGAGATGCCTTATTGGCCAAGTGTTCTGGACTTTCATTTTCAAATGAAAAACCACAGTCTTTTAAAGATTTATGGGCAAAATGGGTCCGTACACTTAGTCCTTGACGCAAACGAAGCTGACCTCCACAAGCTGGGCAGGTGTAGTTTTGCTTCTCAAGCTTATCCTCTAGCACATTTACCAGCTCTCCCCTAGCATCTCTCGCAACAAACATGATTTCTCTCCTTTTCTATATTATTCGTAAAAAAGAAAAAGATCAGGAAATTTCCTAATCTTCATCACTCTATAATTTTAGAGTTGCAAGCGACTTTCAAGAGCTTGTGTCAACACTTCAGAATAGTTCACTTTCTCACGATCTGCAAGTCTGACTAGCCACTCTGGAACCGTAACATTTTTTCGAATCGCTTTATTATTCTTTACGAAAGGCAAGGGATTGACCTGAATCAAAGTCACAAATCCATCAGGAGCTTTCAACTCAGCAATGTCACTAGGAGTAGGCAAAGCCAGTCCTTCATCAATATAAGAAGCTAAAACACTCTCAAGCATTTCCCGAGCATTTTTCATTGCAAGTTCAATCGTTGCTCCTTCAGTCCCGCCTCCAAATTCAGGAAATTCAACCCAGTATCCAGTGCCTTCTCTATGAAAAATAGCAGGATAAGATTTTAGCATAATACACCTCCACAATTTCCAAATCAACTATAATCCCAAATCTTTTAATATTTTTCTCTCTAAACCTTTTCCTAGATCCTCATTACCGTGAACTGGAATAGTGACAAGATAGGGAACCCCTTCTTTCTTAAAATGATGATGACATCCTCTCTTACGAACTTCAATCCATCCATTTGCAAGAGCTAATTTTACCATTTCCTTACCTGTGATTGGCATTTATCGTCACCTTTCTAGCTAAAATTATACTTATAATGCGTATTTTTGTCAATTCTTCTATCTTATCTATTCGTAAAAAGAAAAAAGATCAGGAAAATTCCTAATCTTCATGTGTGTTTATTTGATTTTCTTAGCTAGCATGGTCGCAAAGCGTAGTTGAATACGATTGCCATTCTCATCGCGACGGTGCAGATTACCTGGATTTTCATTGTACTTAACCAATTCCCAATCCTTGTAATAGTCTGCCAATTCCCCTTCTTTAAAGGTAAATGGGAAGTTCACTGAGCAAGGATAATCCTCCGTGTCCATTGCACAGACGATAAGGTTGTAGCCACCTACCGTGGTGTGCTCCTGCATGTTTCGGATAATAGCTGGAATGCGGTCCGCTTGTAGAAACATCAGCACCACCGTCGATACGATAAAATCATAGGCTTGTCCAATGCTGGCTGAATTGATATCGTAAAGACCAACAGGCATGTCCAAATCTTCCTGTTCCACAATGCTTTGCAAGATTTCAAGAGCCAGTTCATTTTGATCTACAGCTGTCACATCAAATCCTTGCTGGGCCAAAAAGAGGGAATTACGGCCCTGACCACAACCCAAATCCAAGGCTTTCCCTGGTTTTACTGTCTGCATTGCCTCTAGGACCTCTGAATGAACAGGATTGGTATTGTATTTCTTAGGAAAATAATCCTCAGGTTTACAATAAAACTCCAAATACCATTCCACATCGTCTGTAGCAGCCTCTACTCGATGCCAAGCTTGAGGTTGTGCCATGGGATTGTCGGCCCCTGCTTCAAAGAGGTGCTCAGCTAGAACCTCCCCATCCTCTGTCAATTCAATAAACTTGAGAGCTCCCTTCAAGACAGTAATTTTCCCCCAAGTCCCGACCTTGGTATTGTGTTTCTGCTGAACAGCCTCTGGCATAGTTTGTTTATTCCACAAAGGCATGCGTTTATAGGCAACTAGTTTTTCCATTTTCATTCCTCTTTTTATCGCTGGTTGACTGCTTTCATGACACGCGCGATGTCGCGGTTTTGTTCACGTCGTTTGATAGACTCTCTCTTGTCGTAGTCATGCTTCCCTTTAGCAAGGCCTAAAAGGAGCTTGGCATATCCATCTTTAATATAGACTTTAAGAGGAACCAGCGTCATTCCTGTCCCTTTAGTCTCTTGTTCCAATTTTTGAATTTGCTTCTTATGGAGCAGGAGTTTACGGCGACGTTCTGGTTCCTGGTTCCAGATATTACCCTCTTCGTAAGGGGCGATATGAACATTGCTCAACCAGACCTCCCCATTTTTTACTTGGGCAAAGCCATCCTTGAGATTGATTCGAGCTGCTCGTACACTCTTGATTTCAGTCCCAGTCAGGACCATCCCTGCCTCTAGCGTATCTACGATTGTATAGTCGTGGCGTGCCTTTTTATTTTGTGCGACGACCTTTCCCTCGCCCTTTGCCATGCTTGGCTCCTTTCTTAGCTACTTCCTTGTAAAAAGGTTTCTTCCCTTTTTTCTTCTTGTCTTTTTGTGAATGCTTGCGCTTATCATTTGAGCGTCCTGATTTTCTCTTGTCTTCCTTCTTATCTGAACGACGACTTGAACCACGCCCTCTGTCACTACGATTAGACTGTTTGAATCCTTTTTCAATCACATCAAATTCACTTGGAATATAAGAGAAGTCAATTTCACCAGTCATCTTGTCGGCTCTTTCAACTCGGATACGGATTTGCTGACCTACACGGAAGGTTATTCCTGATTTCTCCCCACGAAGAGTCAAATCACGTTCGTTGAAATGATAAAATTCAGGTAGATTAGTGATGTGAATCAAGCCTTCAACTGTGTTCGGCAATTCAACAAAGAGACCGAATTTAACGATGCTAGACACAACCGCATCGTACTCTTCGCCTACGTATTCTTCCATGTACTCAGCCTTTTTCATGGCTTCGACTTCACGCTCAGCCTCGATGGCACGACGCTCACGGTTGGAAGACTGGGTCGCAATCTCTGGAATCACTTGTTCAAAATGCTCGGCTATTTCTTTAGAACGGCCGTAATCACGAATCATACGGTGAACAAGAAGGTCTGGATAACGACGAATCGGGCTAGTAAAGTGAGTATAATAGTCAGCAGCTAGTCCATAATGCCCGTGATTGTGCTCTGAATAGCGAGCCTGCTGCATGGAGCGAAGAAGCATCATGGACAATACATCTGCATAAGGTTCTCCCTCAACAGCACGCATGATGTCTTGAAGTGCCTCCTGGCTAATCTCACTGGCAGTCCCATAAATGCGCAAGCCAAAACTCGAAGCATAATCAATAAACTTCTGAACCTTTTCAGCCTTGGGCTCCTCGTGAATTCGATAAATGAAAGGTAGATCCAGCTTGCTAAAATGCTCGGCAACTGTTTCATTGGCCATCAACATGAAAGACTCGATCATGCGCTCGGCAATGCCACGCTTACGAAGAACGATATCAACAGGCTTACCTTGTTTATCCACTAAAATCTTCGCTTCATTGGTATCAAAATTAAGGGCACCACGTTTCACACGCATGTTTTCTAGAGTTTCATGGAGCTTGGCCATGAGTTCGATACTTGGAACAATTTTCTGATGTTCTTGTCTCTTTTCCTCATCGCCAGCTAGGATATCATTGACATCACTATAGGTCATACGGAAGCTTGTCTTGATAACCGTTTGTGTGATAGTGTAGTTGACCACACGACCATGTTTATCAATCTCCATAATGGCAGACTGGGTCAGGCGGTCAACTTGGGGATTGAGAGAACAGATTCCATTTGACAGTCGTTCGGGAAGCATTGGGACCACACGGTCTGTCACATAGACAGAAGTCGCGCGGTTAAGGGCTTCCTTATCAAGGGCAGAACCCTCAGTCACATAGTAGGAAACATCTGCTATGTGAACTCCGAGTTCCAGATTACCATTTTTCAAGGCCTTGATATGCACCGCATCGTCCAAGTCCTTAGCATCAGCACCATCAATGGTGAAGGTAATCTCATCTCTCAAGTCCAGACGGCCTTCCATATCCTTTTGAGACGGAGCATCAGGCACACTTTCTGCTTCCTTGACAACAGCTTCTGGAAACTCGGATACAATGTCCATTGATTCCAAGACCTCAAGAACATCAATTCCGACATCCGTTGAATGCCCCACCACATCGAGGACACTAGCGACAAAGAAATCATGTTTCTTGCTTGGGTATTTATCGATAAAGACCTTGAGAACTTCGGTTCCTTCTAGTTTTAGGGCTGGTTTCTTCACATAAATCGGTTGACTTATTTTCTGATTTTTCGAACGAATGTAGCCAGCATACTTAGGTTTTTCCTGATCTAGAACGATTTGGCCGACAACTGTTGTCAGGCTGTGTTCTAAGATATCAATAATTTTTGCTTCTGCCGCTGTTCCCTTATTGCGGTCAGCGACTTTCTTGATGACGACCTCAACGGTATCACCATCAATAGCATAGTTGACATCGTTTTTTCCTACAAAAAGGTCTTCCTCTTCCCCTTCCAGACTAACAAAGCCAAAGCCATTTTTATGGGCATGAAAAATCCCCTTGAGGGTAATCTCATGTTTTTTCTTGACTTCCAAAGTCAGACTGCCATCTTCCTCAAAGCGTATCTGATGCTTTCTTTCCATTAAGGACAAGGTTTTAATCAACTCACGAAAATCCTTGGAACCGTCTTTTCCCAAAGCCTGAGCCAAGTCATTGACAGTCACCTTTCCCTTGTCTTGTAAATATTCTTTTATTCTATCTTTCATATTTTCTTTCTAGATTTTTAATTTTCTTTTACTGTAAAACCTTCTCAAATATCTTTTTAAAATAAAAAGAGGCAAAGACCTAGTCCTGCCCATTATTTTCTTATCTACTTGATAATACCGTCAATGCTAAGGCAATGGCTAGCCAGAAAAAGACTAAAATCCCTGTCAAACGCTGCATTACAGCTTCAAAACCGCGTGCTTTACTGCGTTCAAACAAATCACCTGAGCTGGCATCAAATACATTGCTGGATTGGTTTTTGGTTGGTTGCATGAAAATTGCAATTACAATCACAACAGATAATACTAATAAAATGGTTAATAATAGGTTATACATATCAAACTCCTTAAAATCCCTATTATTTTACCATAAAATCTACTTAGATTCAAGATGTAGGGTTACTTTTCTTTCCTTGGGACAATACTTTAAAACCTCAATCTTGTCAGGATGGGTTTTTGAATTTTTACTAGTTAGGTAATTGATACTGCCACAAGAGGAGCATTTGAGATTAATTTTTACTCTCACTAGATTTCCTTTACTTTTAATAATGTTCGAAATTGAAGAAGGTTAAAGAGACAACTAAAGGCAACACAAAGGCTTGTCGCATAAAAGACTGCATGGTAGCCAAATTGACCTGCTACTGCAGAACCTGCCATGGGACCAACGACACCGCCCAGATAAAAGAATACCTGATTAAAGGCAAAGACCCTCGAAATACCAGCTTTGGGCGTCATCTTGCTGAGAAGGGCATTAACTCCGGGAATCAAGGCACCGGTTCCCAATCCAAAGAGGAAACGATAGAGGCCTAGTTGAAAGGGGCTAGAAGCATTGGCACAGAGAAGATAGATGATGACTGAATAAAACTGGGCTACAACCAAGAGACGATGGTTCCCCACCTTGTCACCTAGCTTTCCCATGACTCCTGCACTCATCATGCTGGAAAAGCCCATACTGGACACAATCAAACCAGATACAAAGAGAAGATTCTCTGTCTGGCCTAAGTCGCGCACATACAAAGCTAAGATAGGGCCGATTGATTGGGCTGAAAATTGGATGACAAAACTAGTCAGAAAGAGGTTGACCAAGAGATAGGGATATTTAACTGATGTAAATAATTCCTTTGTTGGGATGGCCTTTTCCTTGGCTACTGGTTGAAAATCTTCCTTGATAAAGCAAATAGTCAAAACAGCAGCTAAGAATAGAAAACTACCAACCAGTAAGAAAACAGTACGAATGCCAAATAATTCTGCGATAAATCCCCCGATAAAGGGACCAGTTAGAGTACCTGCAACTACGCCTGTAGACAAAGTACCTAAGGCAGTTCCTGATTTCTCCTTGGGAACCTGACTGGCTATCAAGGCCGTTGCATTGGGAACAAAACCCGCAAATACACCATTCAGTAAGCGAAGAAAGATTAGCCAATAGATATTTGGGATAAAGGCTAAGCCTCCCATAGTAATGGTCATGGCCATGCCTGCTCGAATCATCATGGGCTTTCGACCGTATTTGTCAGCAAGGATACCCCAGATAGGAGAAAAGAGCGCTGCGGAAATGGCAGAGACAGAAATAGCTAAACCTGCATAAAAAGCAACTTGCTCACTCCCTACACCTAGATTTTCCACAAAGATGGGCATAAAAGGCACAACCAAAGAAATACTGGCTCCTGTCAGAAAATTACCAAACCAGGCAATGCGCAGATTATCCTTCCAGTTAATCTCTGTCATCTTGCCTACCTCCCTCAAGCAGGGAGAACACCTGAGTAAGAAGCTGGTCCTGATTCCCATTGTTGTTTAAAACATGGCTGGCCAAATGTTTCTTTTTTTCTAAAGGCCATTGGGCTGCCAGACGAAACTCAGCTTCATCTTTAGACAACTGGTCCCTTTTCATTAGGCGTTCCACTTGGACATTTCTATCCACATAGACCAACCAAGTCTCATCAAACCAAGCGCTGTAGTCCTGCTCAAAAAGTAGGGGAATATCCATGAAGAAAATCTCTTCTGTCTGAGCCAATTGGTCTCTTAATGTAGCTAGTTCCTCACGGATAATCTCTCCTTGGATTTGCTTAGACCATTCTCGTTCTTCAGGATTTGAAAAGATGAGACTAGCTAGAAGAGGGCGATTAAGTTCTCCGTTTTCAAGGATGATTTCTTGCCCAAAATGCTGGACTAGAGCCTGAAATAGACGACCACCAGGTTTCTGTAGTTGGTGAACAAGAGCGTCGGCATCCACTACTTGAAAGCCTTGCTTTCTTAGAAAATTTGTCACGGTTGACTTACCAGAGGCAATTCCCCCAGTGATTCCAATGATTTTTCCCATCAGCCCCTCCTTTGGCACTGAGGACAAAAATGAGTGCCTCGTCCACCTAGTTGGATTTTCTCAATGATGGTACCACAGCGTACACATTCTTGACCAGCCTTGTCATAGACCTGATGAAAATCCTGCATGGTTCCATCTTCGCCAAAGGCATTAGTATAAGTCCGAATGGTTGAGCCACCTTTTTCAACAGCCTGTCCCAATACAGCAATGGTCTGGTCATGAATGACAGTCGCTTCTTCTGCTGTCAAAGTCTGAGAAGGTCTAACTGGATGAACCTGAGCTCGCCAGAGAACCTCATCCACATAGATATTGCCAAGTCCAGCTACCAAGGTCTGATCTAGGAGATGGGATTTGATAGGCTTTTTAGACTTGGCTAGGGCAGCTTGAAATACCTGCACATCAAAGTCTTGTTCGCTTGGTTCAGGACCTAATTTTTTAGAAATAAAGTAGGCTTCCAAAAGGTCAGGCGCCAAGAGTTCCATAGTACCAAACTTGCGAACATCCTCATAAACAAGCGTGCCACCATCTTCAAACTGAAAGAAAACATGGGCATGCTTGCGTTCAGGAACCTGGTCCAGATAGTAAAAATACTTGCCCTCCATCCGCAAATGGGAAATCAAGACCTTGTCTGTTAGGTAAAACAGCAAATATTTACCACGACGTCCCATTGACTCAACAACTTGACCAGGCACTTCCTTTTGAAACTCGTCCAAATCTGTCTTTATCATCTTGGGATAGCGAATTTCTACACTCGAAATCTTCTTTCCCAAAATCAATTTTTCCAAGCCACGTCGAACGGTTTCAACCTCAGGTAATTCAGGCATAAGTCCTCCTTCTGTAAAAACAAGAAGCAGGCATGAGCCCACCTCTACTTAGTATTCTTTTTCATTATAGCCAAAGTCAGCCAAATCTAGCTTTTTATCGCGCCAATTTTTCTTGACCTTGACCCAGGTTTCTAGGAAGACCTTGTCTCCTAGCATGAGTTCAATATCACGACGGGCCATGCTACCGATTTTCTTAAGCATAGCGCCACCTTTACCGATGATAATCCCTTTTTGGCTATCGCGCTCGACCATGATGGTTGCACGGATATGAACCTTGTCTGTCTCTTCATCTCGTTTCATAGAATC includes these proteins:
- the rpmG gene encoding 50S ribosomal protein L33, translating into MRVKINLKCSSCGSINYLTSKNSKTHPDKIEVLKYCPKERKVTLHLESK
- the tehB gene encoding SAM-dependent methyltransferase TehB, producing the protein MEKLVAYKRMPLWNKQTMPEAVQQKHNTKVGTWGKITVLKGALKFIELTEDGEVLAEHLFEAGADNPMAQPQAWHRVEAATDDVEWYLEFYCKPEDYFPKKYNTNPVHSEVLEAMQTVKPGKALDLGCGQGRNSLFLAQQGFDVTAVDQNELALEILQSIVEQEDLDMPVGLYDINSASIGQAYDFIVSTVVLMFLQADRIPAIIRNMQEHTTVGGYNLIVCAMDTEDYPCSVNFPFTFKEGELADYYKDWELVKYNENPGNLHRRDENGNRIQLRFATMLAKKIK
- the smpB gene encoding SsrA-binding protein SmpB encodes the protein MAKGEGKVVAQNKKARHDYTIVDTLEAGMVLTGTEIKSVRAARINLKDGFAQVKNGEVWLSNVHIAPYEEGNIWNQEPERRRKLLLHKKQIQKLEQETKGTGMTLVPLKVYIKDGYAKLLLGLAKGKHDYDKRESIKRREQNRDIARVMKAVNQR
- the coaE gene encoding dephospho-CoA kinase (Dephospho-CoA kinase (CoaE) performs the final step in coenzyme A biosynthesis.), yielding MGKIIGITGGIASGKSTVTNFLRKQGFQVVDADALVHQLQKPGGRLFQALVQHFGQEIILENGELNRPLLASLIFSNPEEREWSKQIQGEIIREELATLRDQLAQTEEIFFMDIPLLFEQDYSAWFDETWLVYVDRNVQVERLMKRDQLSKDEAEFRLAAQWPLEKKKHLASHVLNNNGNQDQLLTQVFSLLEGGRQDDRD
- a CDS encoding multidrug efflux MFS transporter yields the protein MTEINWKDNLRIAWFGNFLTGASISLVVPFMPIFVENLGVGSEQVAFYAGLAISVSAISAALFSPIWGILADKYGRKPMMIRAGMAMTITMGGLAFIPNIYWLIFLRLLNGVFAGFVPNATALIASQVPKEKSGTALGTLSTGVVAGTLTGPFIGGFIAELFGIRTVFLLVGSFLFLAAVLTICFIKEDFQPVAKEKAIPTKELFTSVKYPYLLVNLFLTSFVIQFSAQSIGPILALYVRDLGQTENLLFVSGLIVSSMGFSSMMSAGVMGKLGDKVGNHRLLVVAQFYSVIIYLLCANASSPFQLGLYRFLFGLGTGALIPGVNALLSKMTPKAGISRVFAFNQVFFYLGGVVGPMAGSAVAGQFGYHAVFYATSLCVAFSCLFNLLQFRTLLKVKEI
- the secG gene encoding preprotein translocase subunit SecG, with translation MYNLLLTILLVLSVVIVIAIFMQPTKNQSSNVFDASSGDLFERSKARGFEAVMQRLTGILVFFWLAIALALTVLSSR
- the rnr gene encoding ribonuclease R; the protein is MKDRIKEYLQDKGKVTVNDLAQALGKDGSKDFRELIKTLSLMERKHQIRFEEDGSLTLEVKKKHEITLKGIFHAHKNGFGFVSLEGEEEDLFVGKNDVNYAIDGDTVEVVIKKVADRNKGTAAEAKIIDILEHSLTTVVGQIVLDQEKPKYAGYIRSKNQKISQPIYVKKPALKLEGTEVLKVFIDKYPSKKHDFFVASVLDVVGHSTDVGIDVLEVLESMDIVSEFPEAVVKEAESVPDAPSQKDMEGRLDLRDEITFTIDGADAKDLDDAVHIKALKNGNLELGVHIADVSYYVTEGSALDKEALNRATSVYVTDRVVPMLPERLSNGICSLNPQVDRLTQSAIMEIDKHGRVVNYTITQTVIKTSFRMTYSDVNDILAGDEEKRQEHQKIVPSIELMAKLHETLENMRVKRGALNFDTNEAKILVDKQGKPVDIVLRKRGIAERMIESFMLMANETVAEHFSKLDLPFIYRIHEEPKAEKVQKFIDYASSFGLRIYGTASEISQEALQDIMRAVEGEPYADVLSMMLLRSMQQARYSEHNHGHYGLAADYYTHFTSPIRRYPDLLVHRMIRDYGRSKEIAEHFEQVIPEIATQSSNRERRAIEAEREVEAMKKAEYMEEYVGEEYDAVVSSIVKFGLFVELPNTVEGLIHITNLPEFYHFNERDLTLRGEKSGITFRVGQQIRIRVERADKMTGEIDFSYIPSEFDVIEKGFKQSNRSDRGRGSSRRSDKKEDKRKSGRSNDKRKHSQKDKKKKGKKPFYKEVAKKGAKHGKGRGKGRRTK